The DNA region caagcttgacttaggattggagaaataaatacatagagtaTTTGAAGACCAAAAAACTTCCctcagatccaaaggaatcgagggccatGCACACAAAGGCAGCTCGATTTAGCTTGTCCAAAGACGAAACCTTACTTAGGAGAACGTTCGACGGTCCGCTAGCAATATGTCTGGGACCGAGAGATACCGAGTACGTTTTGAGGGAAGTCCATGAAGGAACATGCAGGAACCACTCaggcgccgaatcattggtttgaaaggtaatcagagccggctattaGTGGGTCGATATAgaaaaagatgcgaaggagtttgtgcaaaaatatgataaatgtcaaagacatgctccgatgattcaacaacccggggagctgctgcattcgGTTTTATCGccgtggccgttcatgaagtaggggatagacatcgtcggccctcttccATCAACACCAGGTAAGGCTCAATTTGTTTTGTttataactgactatttctctaagtgggttgaagcacaggcataCCAGAAgatcagggagaaggaagtcatcgacttcatttgggaccacatcatatgtcgattcggaataccATCCGAAATTTTATGTGACAACGAAAAATAGTTTATGGGCAGCAAAGtgaccaaatttctcgaagaccataagatcaaaaggatcttatcaacaCTTTATCACCCTAGTAGGAATGAACAAgctgaatcgaccaacaaaaccataatccaaaacctcaagaaaaggttgactGACGCTAACGGGAAATGGGGAGAGATCCTGCCCTAAGTTCTTTGGGCGTATCACACAACTtcaaagtccagtaccggggccaccctgttctcattagtttatggcaccgaagcttTAATACTCGTCGAAGTCGGGGAGTCGAGTATCAGATTCCGATATGCAATAAGGGAATCGaataacgaggccatgaatacaagCCTGGAGCTATTGGACAAACGGCGTGAAACTGCCTTTGTTTGATTGGATGTTCAAAAGCAacagatcgaaaggtattacaatcgaagggccaaccttcggTATTTTAatatcggggacttagtgctgaGGAAGGTCACATTAAACACCCAAAATCTAAACGAAGGGAAATTGGGTTCGAACTAGGAAGGGCCATACTAGATTCTCGAGATCACAGGGAAAGGGTCCTATAAGCTCGGAATGATGGACGAAGAACAACTaccgaacaattggaacataACTCATCttaaacgatattactgctaaggtacgaccccatttcaATTCTTTCTAGTTtttgactaacacttgcaggttaTCGACAAGGAGCGGCACGAAGCCTTTAGATCTGAAAGaacacgttgcactctttttcccttgaaccattttttgtcccaaatggatttttcggcaaggtttttaatgaggcaacaacggATTGTGCTAACTTAGAAACGAAGGCCGATCACGAATCGGTGTCAAAGACAGCACTAATAGTATTCGAGGTtcctctacaatcaacctcgaatattggggggcatTGCCCTTGGATGTCAACTTTTTTGTGAGGAAATTACTTCATAATAGTGGGTTCTCGATAGGTGAGATTTGTTGTAAGGGATAAACGGCCAAACAATCCGTGCCCATATAGGTTGCTCGAGCCTTGgcacaaaacatgtacgcatgtgtaATCATTTttcacaagaataaagagaagtatttttccttgcaaTTATCTCATGTCTTAGAAATTATTTTCTACTTTACAATTCTGTACTTTTGATATATTACAGAAACGAGCTCAAGGGCCGATTATAACCAGAGTTCGGAATCACTCCCATAATCGGGGACTGCTATCCGAAAAATAAACTCGAACAAATCGAACTATTGAGCGTCGGGGGTATAAGACCTCTTAGGCAACCCTCAAATTTTAAAGGCCACGACCatacccactcggggactgttatcttaggcaatCCTGGATAACTCGGGAAAGAAAGCTCACTGGGATACACCCAAATTAAAATGCTACGGCCGCATTAACACAGCTTGGAGACGTCCGAGAACTGTAACAAAAAATAGGCCTTCGAAATATTCATAACCGGttttaaaggctaccctcggcaaactatGGTTTGAGTTACTTACTTTGGAGAAGGTTCCCGATAACCCTAAACCTCTAAGATgactcaaataaaaaataatgtaaagGCAAGGTTGATCGAACTAACACAACCCAagctattttatgctaaggcatccCGACCTTTGTGAATTCAagaaataaagcaaaggaaaaattcgAAATCCAAAGGGGAAAAAAGCCTTGTATATATTTACACAAAGATCTTTACAAAAGACAAATGGCTTAATTCGAAAAAATCTACAATGGCCGAAATTGCCTCAAAAGGatgcaaaagaaaaacaaaatatgtAAAGGCCTAAGTGGCATGGTCTTCATCAGAGGCAACATCTCTATCCTCGAGATCTTCCCCGCCTTCAGACTCACTTAAACTATCTGAGTCTTCCTCGGGAAAGGCCAGCTTTTGAGCCCTAGATTCTTCTACTTTGGAGTTCTCGAGTGCAACCTGTATATCGAATCCCTGAGCATGGGCTTCCTCGAGGGCTTCCCTTCGAGCTTTCTACTTCGCATGATCCACCATGCTTTTGGCCTGCGCCTGGATGGCTTGGACGTCGACCTTATACTGGGTCGCATTAGCATTGGCTTTGGTGTTGGCCACGGCCACCTCAGATTTGGTCACCTCGAGCTCACTGACCAAGTTTGTTAATTGGGACTGAAGCTCTTCGATTTTCTTGGCTTGCACCGAGGCTTTCTCTCTTGCAGCTCGGAGCTGGGACTCGACCGACTCCAACTCTACTTGGACAACCTCCTTTTTCGAGGCTAAGATATCCATATTCTTCTTAAACACTTCTGCCTCGACTCGTATTGCATCTATTTGTTTCTGAAGATCCCCGATCTGTTCGAGCCTCTGCCGGACCTGTAGAATCGGATCATTAGTCGTTATCTCCAATTCGTCTTCACTATCGTGAAGCATCGGAATACCTGTTCGGCCATCTCAGCATGCTCATCCCAAGCCGTCACTAAATCTGCCTAAAGcttctcactaagaagcttgtaagTGTCATTTTTCTCAGTGAGGTCCTGAACCTCAGCCTCGCGCTCCTTCCGGATTCGAAGGAAAGCCTCGTGATGCAATACCAAAGCCTACAAGAAAGGAAAAAGATGTTAGAATTACCTATGACTCCAAGTTTAAAATAGATAATGGAATGACCTTCGAAGTTATCCGATTCagagcatgttgggcctcgttgaacATGCACGACTCCAAACGCATTCATCACAACTTAGTCTTCCTCGGTCACCAAGCACCTAAGATAGCTGGCAATCCCTACGGGGGGAGAGAagacccgggcatcctccggtaCAAAAAACACTATATTCCGCCTACAGTTGGGGTTAACACTTGGGGACGGGAATCAGTCCACCAGTTTTGGGCTCGACAAAGACCCAGCAGTGCCCGGGGACAGTGCTTTCTTCTGCACGGGTAAGTCACCAAGCCCGGTGACATCTTCCAAAGCATCAAACTCAACCCTATCCTGGAAGCCGTGGATATTGACAGCTTCTTGAGGACCATCGCAAGAGTGACCTTCCAACATATTGTCCTCACGGATTGTGGCATCCAAAATCCGAGGGGATCTGGAAATATAGATCATACCGATCTTGTCCCTTGCAACATCTCCCACCACTCGGGAAGCCTGGCCCCCGGTCTTTTTCTCGACCATCTCAACCTGGGACGGAGTGGCCTCGATTCTTTCTGGCTCGGGAACCTCGGCCGAAGCTCCCTCGTTAACTTTCTCCGATACGGAGGGCTGTTGTATCGAAGCACCAGCCCGCACACGGGCTACCGGATtggattcttcttcttcttcttcttcttcttcttcttcttcttcccttagcCGACGGACTGAGTCCAAGGATAGAACTATGGTGTTCCCTTTGTGTTTACGAGCTTGCCTTTTCTTTGGATTTTGCTTTTCCGAGTTCGGGGAACTCGGAgccccttttctcttcttctctttggcCTGCTTTGGAGCAGGTGGTTGAGGAAGGACTTATTCTTCGTTAGATGGGGGCCTCATTGTTACATCCTTCCCGAGTCCTACAAAGTAAAAAAGACGAGTAAGCTCGAATGATAATCGTCCTAAGAAAGAAGCTTACCATGATTGCAGGCCTtccatcgaccctttgataattcCATCCAAGCACGCTCGGAGTATGGTCTCTGCGACACCAGGCCCTCGACCCATTGCTTGAGATCGAGGACTACCTCCGACACCTAGGTCACAACTACAACACCAAAAATATAGATGAGGAAAGAAGATAAGAGgtaaaatagcaaaattaaaaaGGCAAAGTACTACTCacgattcatgttccatttctccaGAAACGGCATGTCGTTAGCAGGGATCATGTCCGAAGTCCTTATTCGGacaaatcggcccatccaacctcggtcacgagactcatctatgctcgagaacgaGGCTTTGACGGCCCCACGAGTAAGCTTAATCAGCCCTtctcgatagagtcggggactgtaaaggcgcataagatggtcgagggtgaaaggacatccctcgattttgctcacgaagaatcggaggagaatcactattctccagaAGAAAGGATGGATCTGGCCGAGGGTCACATCATACCTCTTGCAGAAGTCGATGATGATAGGGTctaagggacccaacgtgaaagggtaagtgtaaacacttaggaaaCCCTCCACATGGGTAGTGATTGACTCCTCGGGCGAAGGTACCACGACATGTTTATCGACCCAGTGGCACTCCTCTTTAACTTTGTAGAGGAGATCATCGGTTATCAtgcatatgtacctcgagaccgATTCACATCGACCAGGTACTGAGAAGGTTTTTTCAATCCTAAAATCGGCGACAGTAGGGCACCCTCTCGGAATGAAGTCCTCAAGGGGAGGTTCCGCCGTAGCTCCAGCGCCTACGGGCCGTGAAGAAGAGGCGGCCTCCTTTTGCGGTACGATTTTAGAAGTTTTTACCATTGTAAAGTAGAAGAGAAGGGAATTAGGGTGATATGGAATTTGCTTAAGATTCAAGAGATTTGGGAGCGAGAGTTGCAGAGCAAAGAGATTTTTGAAGAGAAGCAACAATGAGGGAAATTTTGAGCGTAAAGTTTGAGTGGAAGAAGGTGGAGGTACTTATAGCTTGCTGGTGGTGGTTCAGAACCGGTGGTGGCCGACCAGCAACTGACAAGTATTTAATGCCTCGATAACCGAACCGACGGGACATTTCAGTATCCGATTGTCGCTATCGTCATAGTCGGGCTCGTCGCTTATGTCATCGCATATCGAGATGGGATTGGAAAAGTTCAAATCATTTCTCGTCATCTTTTCTCCGAGAAACGAGGAGACTATCtttatacggtcaaaatcggacTTGCTCTTTTTGTATGACTGATCGAGACTGGAACACGATAGGTCAAGGTTCAGCCTCGTATCATATCGAACTAGATGCAAAGTTAGATTGCCGAGCTCGTGGTCctgagaccgatcaagatcgagatcgaccaAGATCGAGACCGAACAATAAAGAGATCGAGGGAAGCTTATCGATCCAAATAACGGAAAACCGAAATATCCGTAATCGGACGGGGATCACGGCGTGTATCCCAGCAtgtatcaagaagaggccgattaattagccaaTTATGGAATTTCTTACCTCATATTGAATTGTATATatagtaggactcccctactatataaagtggGGTCTAATCATTTGTAAACACATCATATTCACGCAATATTAAGCAATATACTGTCATTTTCTAGCTCTCATTATTAtttgacaagaggggttgctctgatggtaagcaacctccacttccaaccaagaggttgtgagttcgagtcactccaagagtaaggtggggaattcttggagggaaggatgccgatggtctattggaaacaacctctctaccccatggtaggggtaaggtctgcgtacatactaccctccccaaaccctactagtgggattatattgggttgttgttgttgttgtttctagcTTTCATTATCTTGTTATTCTGTTCATAAGCAAGTTGAAACATATTTAGTTCAAGGGTGACTGAACTCGAGGGTCAAAgttgttcaattcgtgtggtttgtattatttctttcatcgtcaatatcaatattaatttattctttttaatttgtaccaagttatatcacttgtccttaaaaccgcgtataaattcaattgttatccaattttagggtaaacaaaagGTCAATTGAAGTGATGGAGAAAGTGTTTTTGGTACTTTAGACGAATTATTTAAGACTATTTATTTAAGGTTTGATAAGAGTGgattgctctagtggtgagcaccctccacttccaaccaagagattgtgagttcgagttatcCCAAGAGCGAGGtaggagttcttggagggagggagccgagggtctatcggaaacaaacTATCTATccaagggtaggggtaaggtatgcgtacacactaccctgcccagaccccactagtgagattatactgggttattgttgttgtattatgAATACATTTTAAAATACGAAAATTCATCCGGGAAAGCTACAAGCCTATAACAATGTACTTAAATAGTGTTTATAATATGGCATCTTTATgataattttttcttttgctcATTTCTTTAAATATGGACTCACTTAACTAAAATTGAACTGCTCCCAAATATTTTCAGAAGCAAATCCAAAGTCACTAAAAGATGGTAGGAGAAGTGGAGAAGATGGTGGCAGTAGGCCTTGTTTGGGGAGCGACGAATGCCCTGATGCGAAAAGGAGCAATCAAATGGGACGAAACCATCAAATCTTTACCTCAACCAAACACGCCCCAGAACCCAGTAATGGCCAGTCTCAAGAATTGGCTCAAACTTGTCTTGATATGGCAGTATTCTTTGCCGTTTCTCCTAAACCTGTCAGCTTCAGCTACTTTCTTTGCAATACTCAGTGATACACCCATTTCTTTAGCTGTTCCTGTAACCAATGCCACCACTTTCGCTGCCACTGCTGTATTTGGATTGATTCTTGGTGAAGAGACCCGCGTTGGTCTTGCTCTTTTTGGTACCTCTCTTATTGTTCTTGGTGTTTATATTTGTATTATGTAATCACTTCTGAATAACTCTTCCTTTTGGATCTTGTGTGATCTGATAGATTCATTTATAATGCTGAATAGggaattttgtttttatatataataatccCTAGaaagttttttgtttttgtttttcctgAATAAATATAGAAAATTTGGGAATTATCTGGATTGAAATGTTGATGATCTTGTCAATTTGGTTTGTTAATATCCCTACTAGGTGCATTTAATAGGAGAAATTTATCCCCCATATTTTTGATAGCCAAACTAATAGGCCCGCCCCTCtatccttctccacttaaatactgGACTTGGTTCAACAGTAAGATTGGAACTCATGAGATGCGCCTATCCTGCTTATCCCAGTATTTGCACTAACACAATAGATGCATGACTTAGGTTAATTAACACATAACTATGATTGATTGACTAGCGCTCCTTTTAGAGTTAATATCTATTGGTTTATAGGGTGTTGCTAGGTTTTTTCCCAGTTAATGCTCATTAGGAAAATTTCAGCTAGGATGGACAAGGGAATAGTGACACAGGCTATCATGAATTGAATAATGTAGAGAACAAATTTCAGATAGCAAGGCTGTATGCTATATGGTGTTATCAAATTCATAAGTTTTTCATTTGGGTATTTGCATAGGCTTCCGTAAAACTGTAGTCTGTTGCTAGCTTTTTATGTTTCTTTAGTTATCTTCTTCGCTCACCTTCAAaacttgaaaacatattttcacCTTTTCCTTACATTTCCATGTTACTCTCCTAAGTTTGAGATTGTTGCAAATCTTATATGCAAACTTTGTGCAAAAGAAGAATGAGGACAACAAAGTTGCACCATTCAATCCCTCACATCCACAAGATCTCGTTTCAAGGACAACTATATCATCACAAATTTCCGTGGGGTGACCTTAAGTGGGAAATTTTAAGTTTACTCTTACACTTGGTTCTAAAATCCATTGTGAAGCCATAATTAGAAAGCAATCAACAAGTTATTGCCAAAAACACTTAAATCTtgattgaaaaatatagtaagaAAGCTTCTAGACTCTTACCTCCAAGACTAAAATCTCTTATTTCCGTATTTCCTTTTAGTTTAAGGGCCACAAGAACTTCAAATACATTTTCAAGGAGATTCAATGAAACGGAAAAAAAAATGAGGTCCTTTAGCTTGAGACAATCCATTTCTGGCCTAATCCTGTTGCATGAGTCAGTCACATGATTCAGATTTGGTCTGCAATTCATTTTTGTGGTTCACTTTGTTCAGGTATTCCTTGGATTTTATTGTAGGATCTAATAAGCAGTGAAGGTTCTAGCAGATTGAATCTAATGATTTTCACTGTTATATGAAATGGTATACTAACTGAAAGCTGTTGGCCTGTCTGATTGTTGGTTGGCACTTTGCTTGCTTCTGTATGTGTTAAGACTGAGCTGCGCGAAAGCTATTGGTTCTTTGCCCATATGCTTCCTTGTAGGACTACTCCTATTAATATTTTTTGATAAGCAAAATAAAGTTTTATTCATAACTGTAATAGCATTAAGCAGGTGCAGGAAATCAACAGTGATGAGCAACGACAGGTTATGCCTGTAAATTACTTGGGAAATCTATTAAATTTATCACTACATATAAATCTTTCAGTTTACACCAAAGAgcatgaaaatgtgaacaatatATTTCAGCCTGAGAATAGGTTCTGATTTCCCCTCAAATCATCTATCATTTCCAAATGACCCACAGCACACAAGCTGAAATTATATTCCAGATTATCTTAGCCTCTTTGCTTAGGACCAGATCCTTCAAAAGAAAGAGGGGGATAGAAAGAAGCGGAGTTCTATAAAACCTGCTATGTTCTCCTTAGACACTCTTTTCCTGATAAATTATGTATCCTTTTACCAAGCAAACATTTCCCTATCTTTTACTTAAAGTTCTGTCTTGTCGTCTCTATTTGGTTGTGAAGAAACTTTAATATTCTTTTCACATTGTATTTAGGTTTCAGCTTCCTGTAATGTAAGTCTTTGTTTATTTGACTGGTAGACGATCTTGTTTTAAAAATGGATGTATCCAAGTACAGAGATCTAGTAGTCTGAAAAAAACACAATGTTCATGTAAGAGTTCATCCAATTAGCAGCTAATTGGAATTGTCATGGTGCTCAAAAGTACTCGTAAAATGAAGAAATGCTTTGTATATGGGATAAGCTATTCTCAACACCCACAAAAGCTCTTTGATTTTCTCTGTCCACCACATTAGAGCATGGGAAATGACTCCTCAGCCCTTCCTATTCAGGGCTTCAGTTTTCCAGAATTTCTACTCCTAAACAACGGATATCAATCATAGCTCTATGCAGCAGCAGAAGATGGTCAACATACAGTTCCCTTGCCCATGATATTGTGTACTAGATATGGTTCAAGTAATTACATGGCCAAATACATATGCAGCCTTGCCACGATTTTTTATTTTGACACCCAAACTAAGCTTTGTTCCTATTAGACACTCTAACATGATTTCACATTATCCTGTCACCCTTACTATCCGCCTCCCACATTAATCCCCAACCAGGTTAAATCTTTGTTCCTATTGGGGATTAATGTGAAAAAAGATTTTCTATTTTGTGGATCAAAAcgtcttttctatattttttttttacccaAATGCCATGTGTCTGCATCTCATTTTTGCCACATCACTCGCATGTGTATCACACATACATTATTTTGTTGATTCGTTGTCAGCAAGGTGTTCAATGGTACACTTTAAATTTACTTTAGGTGTCTAATAGGGACATGGTTTAGTTGAAGTGTTTTAATGAAAAATTGTGATAATTTCAAGGGCCACATATGTATTTGGCCTAATTACATCCAAAAAGACCTTGTCATGTAGAAGTTTTGAATACTATAAACAAATGAGATTTTTGATGTACTGAAAGTGATTATCTCTTGTTGTGCTTGCACTGTTGCACCTCGTTCGCTTTCTGTCTTATTGTGATATTGAAAGTTGAGGGTAAATATTTGAGATGTGTCTGGAAGGAGTCAATATAAACTTATAATAAAAAATCTCTTATATTGTATGTATTGATCCGGTAATATAAAAGATTTACGGTCAGTGAAACCGAATATTTAAACCAATATTCACTCAAAAGAATGAGGTACAAATTCTGGGTAAACAAGGGGTAGACATGAAATAAGAACATGAACCagaagaaaacaaaatacatCTCAACTTTGTGCGTGAAATAGGATATGAAACAACTGGAATGTGAACTCGATTTGACCTGCTAAGTCTCAACTTAGTCTAAGTCTTTGCAGTAGTCATATATCATGTAATTATTCCTGACCCAGGCCATTTGACTTGCTTAGCGTGGCTCAGTTGTTTGGTGATGCTACCTGGTCCATTCCAAACCATGGATATAATTGCTGTTTCCTGCCTCCTACGCCTTGAGTGAAAATGTTAGTGTGGATAATATAGGGTTGTCCTGATACATTCCCTAGAAACTCAAAGCCGATCTCATCATGCTTGTCACCAGTGATTTTCTGTTGACTAGATAGCTGTGGAATCAATAAACAGATATTAGATACTTCATGTGTGGCACTATCTTACTCTACCGTCTTGTTTTTAATTTATTCGTTGAGTAAACTATTATCATCGTTTATCAATTGTCAGGAAATGCTTTAGCATAGTTGTTTATCTATATGATATATTATACCCTTCACATGTTACTGACTATAGTATTTTTTAAAATCTTTATGAGAAGATCATGAAAGGACTATGGTTAATTGTTTGTTGTCTCTTTGAGCATCTAAGCGCACACTTACATAGTATGCAGTGACCGTTCCAGTAGAGTTACCAGGTACCAGTACCAGTTTGATCAGTATTTtataacgacccaatcggtcgttttggGCTTTAGTATTTTCGTCCGATGATTAAGACTTTGAGTAGCCTCATATGATGCATTACAACTTGCGTGtatagttggttttgattttcgagaagtttggagttgatttggaagagtaactctcaatttggaagttttaagttggaagcgTTGACCacggtttgacttttgagaaaacaacataggattggtgatttgatggtaattttggacttgggcgtatttggatttggaggtt from Nicotiana tabacum cultivar K326 chromosome 24, ASM71507v2, whole genome shotgun sequence includes:
- the LOC107800318 gene encoding uncharacterized protein LOC107800318, whose product is MVGEVEKMVAVGLVWGATNALMRKGAIKWDETIKSLPQPNTPQNPVMASLKNWLKLVLIWQYSLPFLLNLSASATFFAILSDTPISLAVPVTNATTFAATAVFGLILGEETRVGLALFGTSLIVLGVYICIM